The following proteins are co-located in the Pochonia chlamydosporia 170 chromosome 6, whole genome shotgun sequence genome:
- a CDS encoding WD domain-containing protein (similar to Colletotrichum fioriniae PJ7 XP_007602637.1), whose protein sequence is MSFPDKPAAYLLGSNGPVHAVKYSASPGSYILTGSGDRSIRLYNPFSNIPVPEPPSGTKPAIPQGRLIQTYSAHGYEVLSLDVAADNEKFVSGGGDRSVFLWDVATAVTTRRFGGNVHGHSARINCVSFAGDGDSLVVSGGFDTTARIWDMKSGSVKPIQVLSEARDAITSLVVRGPEVVTGSVDGRVRSYDVRMGKCTTDVMGASVTSLSLTKDGRSMLVGTLDSKMRLMDREKGTCLRAYSDPIWKNEEIRVQSLLGHREKYVIAGDEMASEPGNTGEGRIWAWDLLTGKVVAKVKVPWGPQGYEQKKKAIGRDGKERIRSNVISCLAWREDGWGDQFCVGGSSGVVSVFNI, encoded by the exons ATGAGTTTCCCAGATAAACCAGCGGCTTACCTGCTTGGTTCCAATG GTCCTGTCCACGCCGTCAAGTACTCAGCGTCTCCCGGATCATACATTCTCACAGGATCCGGAGACCGCTCAATTCGCCTCTACAACCCATTCTCTAACATCCCCGTACCAGAACCCCCATCTGGAACCAAGCCAGCCATCCCGCAAGGCCGCCTGATTCAAACCTACTCAGCGCACGGGTACGAAGTGCTCAGTCTAGATGTCGCAGCGGACAATGAGAAATTCGTGTCGGGCGGTGGCGATCGCTCCGTGTTCCTCTGGGACGTGGCTACGGCGGTGACGACGAGACGGTTTGGCGGCAATGTTCACGGCCATTCGGCGCGGATTAATTGCGTCAGTTTCGCGGGAGATGGAGACTCTCTGGTGGTAAGTGGGGGTTTTGACACGACTGCGCGTATATGGGATATGAAGAGCGGCAGTGTCAAGCCTATACAGGTGCTGAGCGAGGCTCGGGATGCGATTACGTCTTTGGTGGTTCGTGGGCCGGAAGTCGTGACGGGGAGTGTGGATGGGCGGGTGAGGAGCTATGATGTTAGGATGGGGAAATGCACCACCGATGTCATGGGAGCAAGCGTTACCAGCCTATCTCTTACGAAGGATGGTCGATCAATGTTGGTGGGCACGCTGGACAGCAAGATGCGACTTATGGATCGCGAGAAGGGGACTTGTCTCAGGGCATATTCTGATCCTATATGGAAGAATGAGGAAATACGGGTGCAGTCTCTTTTAGGCCACCGGGAGAAGTATGTGATAGCGGGCGATGAAATGGCCAGTGAACCGGGGAATACGGGTGAGGGTAGAATTTGGGCGTGGGACCTACTGACTGGGAAGGTTGTCGCCAAAGTGAAAGTGCCTTGGGGCCCGCAAGGGTacgagcaaaagaagaaagctaTTGGTAGAGACGGCAAAGAAAGAATACGCAGCAACGTGATTAGCTGTCTGGCATGGAGAGAAGACGGCTGGGGAGATCAATTCTGCGTAGGAGGATCCTCCGGCGTGGTATCAGTTTTCAATATATAG
- a CDS encoding phospholipase/carboxylesterase superfamily protein (similar to Metarhizium robertsii ARSEF 23 XP_007823514.1), whose product MPPRIPTQADFTPLQSTLPLTTHFPSPPESTTAILILLHGLGDSEIPFASFARNLNLPGVLAISVRGTSPLPPSLIDDSATGPHSHWGDDLTLDSNTGELDPDPGFRRASERLMNELIRGVIIDKCGWEMSDVLVFGFGQGGSLALGMGMQHTLKGVVTIGGGVPRSMAGGKSDTFVLACQVDGMEEDLRRWFTNVQIVKWAGGVRMPRDREEVFPLMKFFADRLRSF is encoded by the coding sequence ATGCCCCCCCGAATACCAACCCAAGCAGACTTCACCCCCCTCCAATCCACCCTCCCCCTAACCACGCACTTCCCCTCCCCGCCAGAATCAACAAccgccatcctcatcctcctccacggcctAGGCGACTCCGAGATCCCCTTCGCCTCCTTCGCCcgcaacctcaacctccCCGGCGTACTGGCCATTTCCGTCCGCGGCACATCCCCCCTCCCTCCATCCCTAATCGACGATTCGGCAACAGGCCCACACTCCCACTGGGGCGATGACCTAACGCTCGACTCTAACACGGGGGAGTTGGATCCCGATCCTGGCTTCAGGAGAGCTTCTGAGCGGCTGATGAATGAGTTGATACGGGGTGTCATCATCGACAAATGCGGCTGGGAGATGAGTGATGTATTGGTATTTGGATTCGGGCAGGGCGGCTCACTGGCGCTAGGGATGGGAATGCAGCACACGCTAAAGGGGGTTGTTACGATTGGGGGTGGTGTGCCGCGGAGTATGGCAGGTGGGAAGAGTGATACGTTTGTGCTGGCTTGCCAGGTCGATGGGATGGAGGAGGATCTGAGGCGTTGGTTTACGAATGTCCAGATTGTGAAGTGGGCGGGGGGAGTGAGGATGCCAAGAGATAGGGAGGAAGTGTTTCCGTTGATGAAGTTTTTCGCGGATAGGCTTAGGAGTTTTTAG
- a CDS encoding alpha-1,2 mannosyltransferase KTR1 (similar to Aspergillus terreus NIH2624 XP_001217863.1), producing the protein MAIARPVRVLLFAAAILWCFFLYQVFRPSSGLRGPGERYVNFERDPNLDPTGEPEGVLVRTSDKYAPDAKDTDRINATLLALVRNSEVDEMVASMEDLERTWNSKFNYPWTFFNDEPFSEEFKKKTQAATKAKCHYEIIPKEHWTVPTWIDQQLYDESTAILEKSGVQYAKMVSYHQMCRWNSGLFYKHPALKNTRWYWRVEPKVHFFCDVDYDVFRYMQDNNKTYGFTITLYDEPKTLPTLWPETVRFLNDHPEHLHTNNAFDWLTDKERRPAHNKGAQGYSTCHFWSNFEVGDMDFFRSQPYEDYFNHLDRAGGFFYERWGDAPVHSIGLGLFEDKTKIHWFRDIGYQHIPFFNCPNSPKCSGCVTGRLTDGEAFLHHEDCRPNWFKYVGLG; encoded by the exons ATGGCCATCGCACGACCCGTTCGGGTCTTGCTGTTTGCTGCAGCCATTCTCTGGTGTTTCTTCCTCTACCAAGTCTTTCGGCCCTCATCCGGCCTGCGTGGACCGGGGGAGCGCTATGTCAACTTCGAGCGAGATCCCAATTTAGATC CTACGGGAGAGCCAGAAGGAGTTCTTGTGCGCACTTCCGACAAATACGCTCCCGATGCCAAAGACACCGACCGCATCAATGCGACCCTTTTAGCCCTCGTGCGAAATTCCGAAGTTGACGAGATGGTTGCTTCCatggaagacttggagcGAACGTGGAATAGCAAGTTCAACTACCCATGGACTTTCTTCAATGATGAGCCCTTTTCAGAagaattcaagaagaagacccaGGCTGCAACCAAAGCCAAATGCCACTACG AAATCATCCCCAAGGAACATTGGACTGTCCCGACCTGGATCGACCAACAGCTATATGACGAATCCACCGCCATCTTAGAGAAAAGCGGCGTTCAGTACGCCAAAATGGTCTCCTACCATCAAATGTGCCGATGGAACAGTGGTCTCTTTTACAAGCATCCTGCGTTAAAAAATACTCGATGGTATTGGCGTGTTGAGCCCAAAGTTCACTTCTTCTGCGATGTCGACTACGATGTCTTCCGGTATATGCAGGATAACAACAAGACGTACGGCTTCACCATCACACTATACGATGAGCCCAAAACACTGCCAACTCTTTGGCCCGAGACCGTCAGATTCCTAAACGACCACCCTGAGCATCTACATACCAACAACGCTTTCGACTGGCTTACCGACAAGGAGAGGCGGCCGGCGCATAACAAAGGGGCCCAGGGGTATTCCACATGTCACTTCTGGAGCAACTTCGAGGTCGGAGATATGGACTTTTTCAGAAGTCAGCCCTACGAGGACTACTTTAATCATTTGGACCGAGCTGGTGGTTTCTTCTACGAGCGATGGGGTGATGCTCCCGTTCATAGCATTGGCCTTGGTTTGTTTGaagacaagaccaaaatCCATTG GTTCCGAGATATTGGATACCAGCACATCCCATTCTTCAACTGCCCCAATTCACCAAAGTGCAGTGGCTGCGTGACTGGACGCCTTACCGATGGCGAAGCTTTCTTGCACCACGAAGATTGCAGACCGAACTGGTTCAAGTACGTCGGTTTAGGCTAA
- a CDS encoding gamma-tubulin complex component GCP5 (similar to Cordyceps militaris CM01 XP_006670823.1) — translation MSFASRLGALTRELVQTLVPSSIQGDESKINKISDASLKRLKSHTFLQTNHFEVEKTLEGLDERFRVNNRDDLADALRQRLVTLKGTPSKWHPEILHLLLELSDQPTFKSKLDDLELLGYDDVEPTTALRWEDIAKEDGWDQDDLLWMDVNYSDESGDEVFEQQSTTESEATSLYGDGDHAARTAETYVTHPQDSTTFEQVQTAQKWRTQAQPDDPSRHARKVAVSEIQVVRDVLFMLQGLDCTLFSRNCVADLSFQLENMAWETYRAIMQSFTDFGNHLRTLRLFVGQRQDVPHLQAFQDCISDRLRQLDVNISELQTRLAAPSSEYVLSLVRIKAELIPWLEPLYALADIVSTIGSEPDPTPFRYLELVFDETCAAQLSGKSELYEFLARIFAECFRVYLRPIRLWMDEGKLLSASDLFFVAEVPTATPLGKTWQEGYHLRRTPDGTLHAPAFLRTAIGNIYNAGKNIIVLKLLGKHDAAVSQKARPEPPLDYATICPAGQELVPFAELFDLAFDRWIQSKYRTTSTTLKNALFNDWALSSTLDTLHSIYLMSDGASSTLSDSIFTKLDALQTNWSDRYALTAAAQDSFTTMDPSRLTMTVAPNMHNLPAVQCRNSVRSILSGITITYRLPWALQMIFTDTSMQHYQSIFTLLLQLKRATYTLHKPKILDNYWTDHDNWNASAVFYASRSKLLWFCTTLQTYLTTLVLTPIDIQLRRDLASSHDMDELISVHQRATKAMIDQACLGSRLTPILDTILDTLDLSLKLERIRTGAIQPDESTDTSYQDMLISLKADIDSQIRFIYSGLRGLARATSDAQSTKWDILADMLQTGDIT, via the exons ATGTCTTTTGCGTCACGCCTCGGTGCTCTAACTCGTGAGCTTGTTCAAACGCTAGTCCCTTCATCCATCCAA GGAGACGAGTCAAAAATTAACAAAATAAGTGATGCTTCATTGAAAAGATTGAAATCGCATACTTTTCTCCAGACAAATCATTTTGAAGTAGAAAAGACACTCGAGGGACTTGATGAGCGGTTCCGTGTCAATAACCGAGATGACTTGGCAGATGCCTTGCGCCAACGACTGGTGACGCTAAAAGGCACTCCATCGAAATGGCATCCTGAGATTCTGCATCTACTCTTGGAATTATCTGATCAGCCTACTTTTAAATCCAAACTTGATGACCTGGAGTTGTTGGGGTACGATGATGTCGAACCCACAACCGCATTACGGTGGGAGGATATTGCCAAGGAGGATGGCTGGGACCAGGACGACCTTTTATGGATGGACGTGAATTACAGCGACGAGTCTGGAGATGAAGTCTTCGAACAGCAATCTACGACCGAATCTGAGGCCACATCGTTGTACGGGGACGGAGATCACGCAGCACGAACCGCAGAGACATATGTAACCCACCCTCAAGACTCAACCACCTTTGAACAAGTTCAGACTGCGCAGAAATGGAGAACACAAGCGCAACCCGACGACCCATCGAGACATGCACGAAAAGTAGCCGTTTCTGAAATCCAGGTCGTGCGAGACGTTCTCTTCATGCTTCAGGGACTGGACTGCACTCTCTTTTCCCGAAATTGTGTGGCAGACCTGTCCTTTCAACTCGAGAACATGGCATGGGAAACATACAGAGCCATTATGCAAAGCTTTACAGATTTCGGTAACCACCTGCGGACGCTTCGTTTATTCGTCGGGCAACGGCAGGATGTTCCTCATTTGCAAGCATTTCAGGACTGCATCTCTGATCGACTGCGTCAGCTGGATGTGAACATTTCCGAACTACAAACCCGCCTGGCTGCGCCTTCATCAGAGTATGTGCTCAGCCTGGTGAGAATCAAAGCCGAATTGATACCCTGGCTGGAACCATTGTACGCCCTGGCAGACATCGTGTCCACGATTGGATCTGAGCCAGATCCCACACCCTTCCGATATCTAGAATTAGTGTTTGACGAAACTTGCGCTGCTCAACTGAGTGGGAAATCAGAACTGTACGAGTTTCTAGCACGAATCTTTGCCGAATGCTTCAGGGTGTATCTACGCCCGATTCGTCTATGGATGGACGAGGGGAAGTTGCTGTCAGCCAGTGATTTATTCTTCGTAGCAGAGGTACCAACCGCTACTCCATTAGGCAAAACATGGCAAGAGGGATATCATCTCCGCCGAACGCCAGATGGAACCTTGCACGCACCGGCGTTTCTTCGAACAGCCATAGGCAATATCTACAACGCAGGGAAgaacatcatcgtcctcaaATTGCTTGGGAAGCACGACGCAGCCGTTTCACAAAAGGCCCGACCCGAACCACCACTCGACTACGCCACGATTTGTCCAGCCGGACAAGAACTCGTACCCTTCGCAGAGCTCTTCGACCTCGCGTTCGACCGCTGGATCCAGAGCAAGTATCGCACAACGTCGACGACGCTCAAAAACGCCCTCTTCAACGACTGGGCACTGAGTTCGACCCTCGACACCCTCCACAGCATCTACCTCATGTCCGATGGTGCATCATCCACCCTCTCCGACAGCATATTCACCAAGCTAGATGCCCTGCAAACCAACTGGTCAGACCGGTACGCCTTAACAGCCGCCGCCCAAgacagcttcaccaccatgGACCCCAGCCGCCTCACCATGACCGTCGCGCCCAACATGCACAACCTCCCTGCCGTCCAGTGCCGCAACTCAGTCCGCAGCATCCTCAgcggcatcaccatcacgTATCGCCTCCCCTGGGCCCTGCAGATGATCTTCACAGACACCAGCATGCAGCACTACCAGTCCATCTTCACGCTCCTGCTCCAACTCAAACGCGCCACATACACGCTTCACAAGCCCAAAATCCTAGACAACTACTGGACCGACCACGACAACTGGAACGCCAGCGCCGTCTTCTACGCTTCCCGCAGCAAACTCCTCTGGTTCTGCACCACCCTCCAGACATACCTGACGACCCTGGTGCTCACCCCCATCGACATCCAGCTGCGTCGGGAcctcgcctcctcccacgacatggacgagCTCATCTCCGTGCATCAACGAGCCACAAAAGCAATGATTGACCAAGCATGTCTGGGGAGCAGATTGACGCCCATCCTCGACACCATCCTCGACACACTCGATCTCTCCCTCAAACTAGAACGAATACGCACCGGGGCCATACAACCAGATGAATCCACCGATACGTCTTACCAAGATATGTTGATTTCTCTCAAAGCAGACATCGACAGCCAAATACGCTTCATATATTCCGGACTACGCGGCCTCGCACGCGCCACCAGCGACGCACAGTCCACAAAATGGGATATCCTAGCAGACATGCTCCAAACAGGAGACATTACATAG